A genomic stretch from Archocentrus centrarchus isolate MPI-CPG fArcCen1 unplaced genomic scaffold, fArcCen1 scaffold_94_ctg1, whole genome shotgun sequence includes:
- the LOC115778014 gene encoding cAMP-dependent protein kinase catalytic subunit-like, whose amino-acid sequence QQQLQTQQPQQLRLQQQRLRLQQTQQPQQPRLQQQLQT is encoded by the exons caacaacagctgcagacacaacaaccacagcagctgagactacaacaacagcggctgagactacaa cagacacaacaaccacagcagccgagactacaacaacagctgcagaca
- the LOC115778018 gene encoding location of vulva defective 1-like encodes MELQFVNSSVPNDTQIKDVLISMTLKVKGFDIENSTISVSDTSAATTTTVTPSTTTPAETAITPAGTNTTAAPTTMTTEKTTTAPVQVFLFLQFLEPYVPELNDPSSSVYKDRERRVKETCDRIYRPKFPYYIGAVLIKFSVVTVQTRVDRTEAKLELVFNQTAPNAKVPEKNVIVQTLKDAIQNSSINFTITIFPDTVSVTSVPVNVTTAAPATTNSTTAAPATTNSMTAAPTTASSTMVAPTASLPATAISTASTATSGGAPHKISPSTAFILVLLLWLLPSQQ; translated from the exons ATGGAACTCCAGTTTGTAAACTCATCCGTTCCTAATGACACTCAGATCAAGGATGTTTTGATTAGTATGACTTTAAAAGTCAAGGGCTTTGACATAGAAAATTCAACCATTTCAGTCAGTGACACat ctgcagcaacaaCTACCACAGTTACCCCATCAACAACCACACCGGCAGAAACAGCCATCACACCTGCAGGAACAAATACCACAGCAGCTCCAACCACTATGACAACTGAGAAAACAACTACTGCACCTGTtcaagtttttctgtttttacagttCCTTGAACCATATGTACCTGAACTCAATGACCCCAGCAGCAGTGTGTACAAAGATCGCGAAAGACGGGTTAAAGAGACG TGTGATAGAATATACCGCCCAAAATTTCCTTACTACATTGGTGCCGTTCTGATTAAGTTCAG TGTTGTTACAGTCCAAACACGAGTGGATAGAACTGAGGCAAAGTTGGAGCTTGTGTTCAATCAAACAGCTCCCAATGCAAAAGTCCCAGAGAAGAATGTCATTGTTCAAACTTTAAAAGATGCTATTCAGAATTCCAGCATCAATTTCACCATCACCATATTTCCTGACACAGTATCAGTAACTTCTG TTCCTGTCAATGTCACGACTGCTGCACCAGCAACTACCAATTCCACGACTGCTGCACCAGCAACTACCAATTCCATGACTGCTGCACCAACAACTGCCAGTTCCACTATGGTTGCACCTACAGCTTCCCTACCTGCAACTGCTATATCTACTGCATCAACTGCAACTTCGGGTGGAGCACCTCACAAGATTAGTCCCAGCACTGCTTTCATCTTGGTGCTGTTGTTATGGCTTCTACCAAGTCAGCAATAG